The following coding sequences are from one Thermaerobacter subterraneus DSM 13965 window:
- a CDS encoding flagellar basal body-associated FliL family protein produces MKGKVRLLLIVVVTAVAAAARTWWAATRAGAGEPPPPPEPVDVALEPFTTNLRDGRVVQVALVLRVAGEEAAKALEHGGMAEVRHQVYRVLRGMTAADLAGAGGMDRLQQALRAVLAGQGGGSGHGQGNPGTGSGLPAGSGTGGHAPGGGLPIQDVLITDLIVQ; encoded by the coding sequence GTGAAAGGCAAAGTCCGGTTGCTGTTGATCGTGGTGGTGACGGCGGTGGCCGCCGCGGCGCGCACCTGGTGGGCCGCCACCCGGGCGGGGGCGGGGGAGCCCCCGCCCCCGCCGGAGCCGGTGGACGTGGCCCTGGAGCCCTTTACCACCAACCTGCGGGATGGTCGGGTGGTCCAGGTGGCCCTGGTCCTCCGGGTGGCAGGGGAGGAGGCGGCCAAGGCGCTGGAGCACGGCGGCATGGCCGAGGTGCGCCATCAGGTCTACCGGGTCCTGCGCGGGATGACCGCGGCCGACCTGGCCGGAGCCGGCGGCATGGACCGGCTGCAGCAGGCGCTGCGGGCCGTCCTGGCGGGACAGGGCGGCGGCTCCGGCCACGGCCAGGGTAACCCGGGGACGGGGTCCGGCCTTCCTGCCGGATCTGGAACCGGTGGACATGCCCCCGGGGGCGGGTTGCCCATTCAGGACGTGCTGATCACGGACCTGATCGTCCAGTAG
- a CDS encoding flagellar FlbD family protein — translation MVPVTRLDGREVVVNAELIETLEATPDTVITLTTGRRLVVREPVDRVIERVVAYRRRILAPAGGPGGEGASCAPASPALAAGSTGHEDGDPR, via the coding sequence GTGGTGCCGGTGACCCGCCTGGACGGCCGGGAAGTGGTGGTCAACGCGGAGCTGATCGAGACCCTCGAGGCCACGCCCGATACGGTGATCACCCTGACCACGGGCCGGCGCCTGGTGGTGCGGGAACCCGTGGACCGGGTGATCGAGCGGGTGGTGGCCTACCGGCGGCGCATCCTGGCGCCGGCCGGGGGACCGGGCGGAGAAGGGGCGTCCTGCGCCCCGGCCTCGCCCGCCCTGGCCGCCGGGTCCACCGGGCACGAGGACGGTGACCCCAGGTGA
- the fliM gene encoding flagellar motor switch protein FliM, with the protein MNQGVRRKGVRRAPVVRLYDFRRPDKFSKEQLRTLAMVHENVARLATGFLSGQLRTVVEVAVLEVEETTYGEFITGLSNPTVLAVFNLPPLESSAVMDVEPSIAFPMVDRLFGGPGTGAATGRGLTEIETVVMRAILQGLLGSVAEGWSQLVQVQGELVTVAANPLFVQVQAPNEIVVRVVLSVRFGQQEGAWRICLPYPLLEPLLPRLAVHQYYARETRSQARSREQWEEGLRQVPLPVQVVLGRAQLTVRQLLDLAPGHVLPLDTRAGSLVDILVGGRLKFRGLPGQHGQRLAVQVVERVEEERGHGHGRVGDAVAGGN; encoded by the coding sequence TTGAACCAGGGCGTGCGCCGCAAGGGCGTCCGGAGGGCTCCGGTGGTCCGGCTCTACGACTTCCGGCGCCCGGACAAGTTCTCCAAGGAGCAGTTGCGCACCCTGGCCATGGTCCACGAGAACGTGGCCCGGCTGGCGACGGGCTTCTTGTCGGGCCAGCTGCGCACGGTGGTCGAGGTGGCGGTGCTGGAGGTGGAGGAGACGACCTACGGTGAGTTCATCACCGGCCTCTCCAACCCTACGGTGCTGGCGGTCTTCAACCTGCCGCCCCTGGAGAGCAGCGCCGTCATGGACGTGGAGCCCTCCATCGCCTTTCCCATGGTGGACCGCCTGTTCGGCGGTCCGGGCACGGGGGCGGCCACCGGCCGCGGCCTGACGGAGATCGAGACGGTGGTCATGCGGGCAATCCTGCAGGGGCTGCTGGGATCCGTCGCCGAGGGGTGGAGCCAGCTCGTCCAGGTACAGGGCGAGCTGGTCACGGTGGCCGCCAACCCCCTGTTCGTCCAGGTCCAGGCGCCCAACGAGATCGTCGTGCGGGTGGTGCTCTCGGTCCGGTTCGGCCAGCAGGAGGGAGCCTGGCGGATCTGCTTGCCTTATCCCCTGCTGGAGCCCCTGCTGCCGCGGCTGGCCGTGCACCAGTACTACGCCCGGGAGACCCGCAGCCAGGCGCGGTCCCGGGAGCAGTGGGAAGAAGGCCTGCGCCAGGTGCCGCTGCCGGTGCAGGTGGTCCTGGGGCGGGCCCAGCTGACGGTCCGGCAGCTGCTGGACCTGGCGCCGGGGCACGTGCTGCCGCTGGATACCCGGGCCGGCAGCCTGGTCGACATCCTGGTGGGCGGCCGGCTCAAGTTCCGGGGTCTTCCCGGCCAGCACGGGCAACGGCTGGCGGTGCAGGTGGTGGAACGGGTAGAGGAGGAACGCGGCCATGGGCACGGGCGAGTGGGAGATGCTGTCGCAGGAGGAAATTGA